One Tolypothrix bouteillei VB521301 DNA window includes the following coding sequences:
- a CDS encoding DUF4262 domain-containing protein has protein sequence MTDYVALLNDILKNVEGEPGWKVMGIAADKGSPGFAYTIGLYHNYKHPEIILFGLSVDIAFTLLNDVGARVKGGEVIQPNVTYTNLVQKYPIIFKPISNNDSDTIEEYLGIAVRFYGHVNFPVLQFIWTDPQGKFPWEKDCQMKTKLCQPLAWQE, from the coding sequence ATGACAGACTATGTTGCTTTATTAAACGACATTCTTAAAAATGTTGAAGGGGAACCGGGCTGGAAAGTCATGGGTATAGCTGCTGACAAAGGAAGTCCCGGCTTTGCCTACACTATAGGTTTGTATCACAACTACAAACATCCAGAAATTATTTTGTTTGGACTCTCTGTTGATATTGCTTTTACCTTACTCAACGATGTGGGCGCTCGGGTAAAAGGAGGGGAGGTCATTCAGCCCAATGTTACCTATACGAATTTAGTACAAAAGTATCCCATCATCTTCAAACCCATATCAAATAATGACAGCGATACCATAGAGGAGTATCTGGGTATAGCTGTACGTTTCTACGGTCATGTGAATTTTCCAGTTCTTCAATTTATCTGGACTGACCCTCAAGGTAAATTCCCTTGGGAAAAAGATTGCCAAATGAAAACCAAACTCTGTCAACCATTAGCATGGCAAGAATAG
- a CDS encoding tetratricopeptide repeat protein → MLRLIGILLSVLLIFGWIEPSLAATQPLNLTPEQLQQQDELANFAFAATEKGDFAAAESYWTKIIEQFPGNAAAWSNRGNSRVSQNKLQEALADYNKAVELAPNVTDPYLNRGTALEGLGKWNDAIADYNHVLELDPKDAMAYNNRGNALSGLGKWEEAIADYKKCTEIAPNFAFARANYALALYETGKVDQAIREMRNITRKYPKFADVRAALTAAYWVSGQKGEAESNWVSAYGLDPRYKDINWVAHIRRWPPSLVAALEKFLTLK, encoded by the coding sequence ATGCTAAGACTTATTGGGATTTTGCTAAGTGTATTGCTAATATTTGGTTGGATTGAACCTTCCTTAGCTGCAACTCAACCATTGAATCTCACTCCAGAACAGTTACAACAGCAAGATGAGTTAGCAAACTTTGCTTTTGCTGCCACAGAGAAGGGTGATTTTGCCGCAGCCGAATCCTACTGGACAAAGATTATAGAGCAATTTCCCGGTAATGCAGCTGCTTGGAGTAATCGGGGAAATTCTAGAGTCAGCCAGAATAAATTGCAAGAGGCGCTGGCTGACTATAATAAGGCTGTGGAACTTGCACCAAATGTGACTGACCCCTACTTAAATCGCGGTACTGCATTGGAAGGGTTGGGAAAATGGAATGATGCGATCGCAGATTACAACCACGTTCTGGAACTTGACCCCAAAGATGCAATGGCATATAACAATCGGGGAAACGCGCTATCGGGTTTGGGAAAATGGGAAGAGGCGATCGCAGACTATAAAAAATGTACGGAAATTGCCCCCAATTTTGCCTTTGCTCGTGCCAACTATGCCCTAGCTTTGTATGAAACTGGCAAAGTAGACCAAGCAATTCGCGAAATGCGAAATATTACTCGTAAATATCCCAAGTTTGCTGATGTGCGTGCTGCGCTGACAGCTGCGTACTGGGTTAGCGGACAAAAAGGAGAAGCTGAAAGCAACTGGGTAAGTGCATACGGGCTAGATCCTCGTTATAAAGATATTAATTGGGTAGCCCATATCCGTCGTTGGCCTCCCAGTTTAGTTGCAGCGTTGGAAAAGTTTTTGACACTTAAGTGA
- the ruvB gene encoding Holliday junction branch migration DNA helicase RuvB — translation MAIISSKKQPQDPNENPKKRHESGASPPKAPKDNLLQPEAAIDEGKQEESIRPQRFADYIGQKDLKEVLEIAIKAAKSRGEVLDHLLLYGPPGLGKTTMAMILASEMGVNCKITSAPALERPRDIVGLLVNLKPGDVLFIDEIHRLSRMTEEILYPAMEDYRLDITVGKGSSARTRSIPLSKFTLVGATTRAGALTSPLRDRFGLIQKLRFYEVDELSKIVMRSAQLLQTAIAEDGAAEIARRARGTPRIANRLLKRVRDYAQVKSSGVVNELVAAEALELFQVDPCGLDWTDRRMLTVIIEQFNGGPVGLETIAAATGEDTQTIEEVYEPYLMQISYLQRTPRGRMATASAYKHLGYKPPNQQLSLLP, via the coding sequence ATGGCGATTATCTCCTCCAAAAAACAGCCTCAAGACCCAAATGAGAACCCAAAGAAGCGTCATGAGTCAGGCGCATCACCCCCTAAAGCCCCTAAAGATAATTTATTGCAACCCGAAGCTGCTATTGACGAAGGTAAGCAAGAAGAAAGCATACGACCACAACGCTTTGCAGACTATATTGGGCAAAAGGATTTAAAAGAGGTATTGGAAATCGCCATAAAGGCTGCTAAGTCAAGAGGTGAAGTGCTGGATCACCTCCTACTATACGGTCCTCCGGGTTTGGGCAAAACAACAATGGCGATGATTTTAGCGTCGGAAATGGGGGTAAATTGCAAAATTACGAGTGCTCCTGCTTTAGAGCGTCCCAGAGATATTGTTGGGTTGTTGGTGAATTTAAAACCAGGGGACGTTCTGTTTATCGATGAAATTCATCGACTGTCAAGAATGACAGAAGAAATTTTATACCCGGCTATGGAAGATTATCGATTGGATATTACAGTCGGTAAAGGTTCTAGCGCCCGGACACGGAGTATACCACTATCAAAATTTACCTTAGTTGGAGCCACAACTCGCGCAGGCGCACTGACTTCACCACTGCGCGATCGCTTTGGCTTAATTCAAAAATTGCGGTTTTACGAAGTCGATGAACTGAGCAAAATTGTAATGCGAAGCGCCCAATTGCTCCAAACCGCGATCGCTGAAGATGGAGCAGCAGAAATTGCCCGCCGTGCTCGCGGAACACCGCGTATCGCCAACAGGTTACTGAAGCGAGTGCGAGATTACGCACAAGTCAAATCTTCCGGAGTCGTTAACGAACTCGTAGCAGCGGAAGCATTGGAACTGTTTCAGGTCGATCCATGTGGGCTCGATTGGACAGACCGCCGAATGCTAACCGTTATCATAGAACAATTCAATGGGGGTCCGGTAGGATTGGAAACAATTGCTGCAGCAACGGGAGAAGATACGCAAACTATTGAGGAAGTGTACGAACCTTACCTCATGCAAATCAGTTATTTGCAACGGACTCCCCGTGGAAGAATGGCGACAGCATCAGCATACAAACATTTGGGTTACAAGCCTCCCAATCAACAGTTATCTCTTTTGCCGTAA
- the hisF gene encoding imidazole glycerol phosphate synthase subunit HisF, whose product MLSKRILPCLDVKAGRVVKGVNFVNLKDAGDPVEMAKVYNDAGADELVFLDITATHEDRDTIIDVVYRTAEQVFIPLTVGGGIQSLENVKNLLRAGADKVSINSSAVRDPDFINRASDRFGNQCIVVAIDARKRQDPKNPGWDVYVRGGRENTGIDALFWAKEAEKRGAGELLVTSMDADGTQAGYDIKLTRAIAEAVQIPVVASGGAGNCEHIYTAVTEGKAEAALLASLLHYGQLSVAEIKSYLSERKIPVRM is encoded by the coding sequence ATGCTGTCTAAGAGAATCTTACCTTGCCTGGATGTGAAGGCGGGACGTGTTGTAAAAGGAGTGAACTTTGTTAATTTAAAGGACGCTGGCGATCCGGTAGAGATGGCTAAGGTTTACAACGATGCCGGTGCAGATGAGTTAGTGTTTCTTGATATTACAGCCACTCATGAAGACCGGGATACCATTATTGACGTTGTTTACCGCACTGCAGAACAAGTTTTCATTCCTTTGACTGTCGGTGGTGGTATTCAATCCTTAGAAAATGTTAAAAATCTTTTACGAGCTGGTGCAGACAAGGTTAGTATTAATTCGTCGGCGGTACGAGATCCAGATTTTATCAATCGGGCTAGCGATCGCTTTGGCAATCAGTGCATAGTTGTTGCAATTGATGCCAGAAAACGACAAGACCCCAAGAACCCAGGTTGGGATGTGTACGTGCGAGGGGGACGAGAAAATACTGGCATAGATGCCTTATTTTGGGCAAAAGAAGCTGAAAAGCGTGGAGCAGGAGAACTGTTAGTTACCAGTATGGATGCTGATGGTACTCAGGCAGGATATGATATAAAATTGACACGTGCTATTGCTGAAGCCGTACAAATTCCAGTGGTTGCATCTGGTGGCGCAGGCAACTGCGAGCATATCTATACTGCTGTAACAGAAGGTAAAGCAGAAGCTGCTTTACTGGCATCGCTTTTACATTACGGACAATTAAGCGTAGCTGAGATAAAGTCTTATTTAAGCGAGCGCAAAATTCCCGTTAGAATGTAA